The Elgaria multicarinata webbii isolate HBS135686 ecotype San Diego chromosome 11, rElgMul1.1.pri, whole genome shotgun sequence genome segment ctgtatcaaactaagggctactCCAACCTGTACAAAAGCAGGTCCGTTCACTAGTGTATATCTAAagctaatcaatcaatcaatcaatcaatcgataTGGCgagttaaaaataatttatttatataccactccacatccaaagaatttcagagcagtgaacaacagagAGGatgaagaataaaaacaccatattaaaaagtaccatttaaaaaaagaaacagagttctgataaaatggAATGCTGGTAAAAccgtgattggtcactcaaggaaagcttcccaaaatggttttcaggaggcaccagaagcaacacaacattggtgtctgcctgacctccaaagataaggaattccataggaatgaGGCCAGCACACTGGTGGACCTCTTCTGGTGGACTTCAATCGAcccatagatccatgtggaaccaccaggaagatgccctctgatgacctgaGTGACCCgggaggttggtaagggagaaggcgctctctcaggtatcctggtcccaagttttaATGCCTTCTAGGGAAGCCAAGCCACCTCAAGGCCAGGGGCTAAACACAGGCAGCTGTTTATATAATCAACAATGGGAGCGATGAGGAAAGAGTCCCTCTCTCTCCTATACGCACACCCAGAGACCTGAAAGCCAGCTCTCAGCCTGGGGTGTGGGCCTGGTTTCAGGATGAGCCACTTTGAGCACCAGAGACGGGAAAACACATTCCTGCcagatatagaaatatatatagtcATGACCTCATCCCAAAGCTGAGGTGCAGCCAGAGCCTCCGCGGGAGAGGAAGCAGCTGTCTAGGCTGAAGGGATCCTCCAGGCAGTTCTCTGGGATGGGATGGTAACCAGCTGATTCTCCAGAGATCACTGGTCAGGCTGGAGATGGCACTGCCTCCTGGTTGTTGCTGATAGACCAGGGTCTTAGGCCTGATGCTGTGTCACAGTAATAGCTTATAGAAGCATCTGGGAAGGGAGGGGCTGTCACTGTTTTGCCCAGGGCCACAAAACTGACAGGCCCGGTTTACACAAAGAAGATCCAGATGTGGGTATGCTAAAAGCTTTTTTTTCCACACACAAGTACACATGCGCGTATGTCCCCACCCCACTACGCCAAGGCTTTTCCCCATCTCCTAATAACTTGTACATGTGCCCGGCACGTCCCACGAACAGCAGCTGCGTTCAGTCGGCTCTCTGAGGCGGAAACTCCTCAGCAAGTGAGCGAGAATTTCCATCGCGTGAAGCCGCCCTTCTCTTTAGCCAAACTCTGCCCTAACCACAAGCTCcaggcaggggggagagagagagaggaagaaagactgTTTTTCTCTCTGACCATGTGAGGCTGTTCCCTTTTCCTCAGCCCTCCTCAGCTAACAAGTTAGCCACACAGGCTGCAATTCCAATCTGGATCAAAACAGCAACTATTTAGACAAGAACCGCAGTAGTGCAGCTAGGACAGAGACTGAACTCCAGGACCTCATGGCCCACCCTGAACCACCACCCCTAGAAATAACTGCCCatagcagcaggtgatggggtgGTGCGAAATACCTGAGCCTTCACAGGTAGGCTGAGGCCCAACACAGCTGATGCTGCACACCGCAGcattgtttctcttttaaaacttggggggggggggctggctgggCATGTGCTTGTTCACAGttaattttattgcttttactttCAATATATATAATCCATTTTTGCAACAAAACAGTGCTTATTCTTAAGTAAATGTGTCAAGCGGCAGGAGCAAATTCCGTTATTCCTGCAATCATAATGGTATCATGACTGAAGTGAGCTCAAAGTTGCACATCCtccaaatatttctttttcttatcaggGTTAGCaaactgttttttgtttggttttggccTAACCTATCAGGAATGCAGTTCTAAAGCGTGGAACTGCAGTGTTGCGAAGAGAAGATCAATGTTAGCTGTGTGCTCTGAAGCTGAAGTAAGTAACACTACAGGGGAGCCCCTGAAAGACTATTAAGtctagggtctaaaattacttacCTGCACCactgaaaaataaatcaaatggtGTGATTTGGGACTTCAGTGTTCTGATTCAGAGTTGTATGCTGAATTATCTTTTAAGGAGCAGGGATGAGGGACTCCAGGCCAACAGGAAAATAGAATGTACAAGGTATATGAAGCAGCATTGATGACATGCAACTCCCATCGCCTCACAAAACAGTGTTAGCCCAGGAAAAGTTATACCTCTAGTTTCTATTGAACATGacaactctgttcagatgacatgctaaaccatggtggttaagcactttgagctaaacattatggcttagcatgtcatgtgaaccattcctaaccatggtggctatataaccagtttaaacacacacactaatcatttgctgcgaAGTTGGCAGCCGAACCATGGcaaagtgtgttgtctgaacaggcccataaagaGTTGAGCACAGAGTGATTTGACAGATGTAGCTTGCCTGTGACCAGactgaaggtgcttccagatgaggcttttactgtgcaatcgtACTGCCTCATTCCTGGAATGCTATGGTAGGTCCAGAcgttgtcttccacttgtagctCTCCCCTAACACTTCTTCCATCTCCCTGTACCATCCACCGGACCTGTTCAGGGGGAGATAAATGCCAAAATGGAGGTGAAGAATGAATCAatggcccgttcagaagactgTGGTAGGTGAAGGGAGTCGGCACCAGTTAGGAGGTAGAACAAAGAGAGgtgagctctggtgctgtgtgtaaataaacaatgaacgttttatttttgtaatgatatAAAAACGCTTGACGTTtcggattcatagaatcatagaatagcagagttggaaggggcctacaaggccatcgagtccaaccccctgctcaatgcaggaatccaccctaaagtatccctgacagatggttgtccagctgcctcttgaaggcctctagtgtgggagagcccacaacctccctaggtaactgatttcaccgtcacactgctctaacagtcaggaagtttttcctgatgtccagctggaatctggcttcctctaacttgagcccgttattccgtgtcctgcactctgggaggatcgagaagagatcctggccctcctctgtgtgacaaccttttaagtatttgaagagtgctatcatgtctcccctcaatcttctcttctccaggctaaacatgcccagttctttcagtctctcttcatagggctttgtttctagacccctgatcatcctggtcgccctcctctgaacacgctccagcttgtctgcatccttcttgaattgtggagcccagaactggacacaatactctagatgaggcctaaccagggccgaatagagaggaaccagtacctcacgtgatttggaagctatacttctattaatgcagcccaaaatagcatttgcctttcttgcagccatatcgcactgttgtctcatattcagcttgcgatatacaataattccaagatctttctcgtttgtagtattgctgagccaagtgtcccccatctcgtaactgtgcatttggtttctattccctaaatgtagaacttggcatttatccctattaaatttcattctgttgttttcagcccagcactccagcctatcaagatcactttgaagtttgtttctgtcttccagggtattagctatcccactcaattttgcgttatctgcaaatttgatcagtgttccctgcacctcctcgtccaaatcattaataaaaatgttgaagagcactgggcccaggactgagcactgcggcaccccactcgttgcctctccccagtttgagaaggttccattgaaaagtacactttgagtccgattctgtagccaactgtgaatccacctaatagttgttccatctagcccacttttagctagtttgttaatcagaatgtcatgtggtaatttgtcaaaagctttgctgaagtcaagatatatgacgtccacagccttcccatggtccacaagggaggttatcctatcaaaaaatgaaatcaaattagtctgacaggatttgttcctgacaaatccatgttggcttctagtaatcactgcattgatttcaaggtgtttacagattgacttctttataattgctccagaattttcccagggatggatgtcagactgactggtctgtagttcccaggttcctcctttttgccctttttgaagatagggacaacgttagccctcctccagtcatccggcacctcacccatcatccatgattttgcaaagataatagacaaaggttctgagagttcttctgctagctccttcattactctaggatacaAAACCgataggttttctttttcttttatattaaatAACGGTTTTGTAACctatttgttttagctcctgaggaaggattcttctgaatccaaaacgttgagcattTTTATGtcgttacaaaaataaaactttcattgtttatttacacacaccaGAGGTCGCCTCTCTTTCTTCTACCCGTTCAGAAGacgctttaaccacggtggttaagccagaaagccaggttgtgttcagaagacaccttaaaccatggctttaaccacggtgaataaggctttctggcttaaccgtggttaaagccatggtttaaggtgtcttctgaacacagcccggctttctggcttaaccaccgtggtttaaggtgtcttctgaacggagccaATACAGAATTTGGAACTCTGcagcatttatttctttaatagtAACAAATGAGCTCCTTTCATTTCAACTTCTCCTTTACTACAAAACTAAGGCACACCCCTATCCCACATACACATTGATACCAGGTACTAGATTTCATACACAAAAGCAGGGTCGACTCCACATAGAAAGACCAAGGCTTTCTGTAGGACTCAGTCTTCAGTCAGTGGGCCCTGGAGGCTTATCTAGCTATGGTGGCAGCCCTCCATGCAGCGTTGAGCCACTGTGGCTATCCACCCTttgaatttcccagaatgcctcagaaCGATGCTCAGGGGCATTGTAGGAAATTGAAAGGGTGGACAGATTCAGCAACATGGCAATGCTTCAAGTGCTGAGCTAGAAAAAAAAGAGTAAAGGGGTTTGAGGTTATGGATCAGCAGCTGGCCTGTCAGTGTCCTGGCACCTGCCCAAAGACGCCAGGTACCAACACCAGCCCTACATAAAGTTGTATATTCAAAATTACAGAAGACAAATCACTTTGCTTAGAGTGAAGAGATGCAAAATAAGACATCAGCTCCTGTAGAAGAGAAAAATTTAGCACATGGGTGTAGCTTGTTGCATTATAGAGCTGCAAGCTTTAGATATGCCTTATCCGTGTAAGGCTAGCAAAGACAGAAGCTCTGTTCTTATTGTAACCACCCAGCCTTCTCAATGGCTGGATTTCTTCTGCGTGCCTTAGCAGAAACTAAAACAAAAGGGCATCACAGCACTTTATTGTATCATTGCTCCTTTATTTTATACACgtatctttatttaaaaaatacactcaCAAACAGCATTGCAGTTAAGGTAAAATTGACTTAAGGATAACTGAAGCAGGGGAGAAAGCCTCTATTTCTGTCTATGTTACATCATGTTTAGAAGTATAAAAAGGCAAATGAAAAGAACAGTATgataaattcatttttttaaaaaatacataaaacaaagtTCTAGCACTGAACTGATGGGAAGAGAACGTTGCCATCATTAACACCATCAAGTGGGGAAGTAATGTTGTCTAAGTCATCTCCCCtggaatatttttgtatttaaatacTGGATCAGCAACCAAAAAAAGGGCAAAGTTACACATTTAACACTTCACGGAATAGTTTCGTGATGTTATTTTTTTCAGCAAGAAAAACTAAAGCAGCTGTCTTAAAGACGCTCAAcggcaggcttttttttttttttaagtgccaaATTTTAAAAGGCAAGGTACTTTTTTTATGAATGAAGCTGCCTTTTGTATAAGGCACTGCCTTTTAGAACATTGCAGGCAAGGATTTTTTAATCCTTAGGGTAATAATTAAAGTGCTGCTCCAATGCAGATACTGTTTTTTGGCATGGCAATGGTGTACCATTTAAAGCCGCTAagtttaatcattttgtttttaacctccAAGAAAATACTGTTTATTTTCCTAAACCCAATTGGAAGCTACCTCTGGCGCTGCCAGAATCAGCAGCTCCCACGTAAATCGTTTTGGGAATTGCATAGCTTTCTCTCACAAAAAGCTGTTAGCCAGAAGTAAACACATTACCtttaatctttatttatttatttatttgtttattttattacatttttataccgcccaataactgaagctctctgggcggttctttcaGCAAGAaggcatgattattattttttactttccatACAGTATTTTGAATGGCGTCTTCTTAAAACAGAATAAACTCTTCACTGAAGTACCAAATTAAACTACCCAATGTAGCACTGCTCCTATGCagcccccattcatttcaatgggagctGCATCTAGGAAATTAATTGATGACTAAGAAGTGCATTTAGGAAAGCCCCAGAAAGTACAGTGTTCTTTTAGAAAGTGAGAAAATAATCCCATTGACTTTAAGGTTCTTGACAAGGGAGCTggatttttggttttatttttaactgccaGACTAATATGTTCTTTAAAGGGGACTCTTCCTTCCTGCGAACAGAGCAGAGCTCCGGCAGGGTTACCTGTCCGCTGGAAAGATACATATGAATAAGCTTGATTTCTTCCCACTTCGACTCTCCAGCCCTGAAGCAACTAACAACTGTAAGACAGTGGTGACTGGGACATGAGGACCAGAAGGTGATGAAGAACATGGGATATGGAAGGAGTGTACATGCAATGGTAGAGAAAGAGAGGTCTGTGAACTAGGCAACAGATATTCAAGAAGAATTCAGGGAGGTGTATGTCAGATGAGAATGTCCTGGCTTGTAACAAATGGCGGATGGCAGCATTCTATTTCATTCAAGGATAGCACCCCCTACATACTTCTCTCCCTACTGGTACATGGACCTCCAATTACCACCCATTTAAATAGTGCCACCCTCGTGCCCTGGAATCTTGGGAGCTCTCATGTAGCTACACCTTGCAAATGTACAGGGAGAGCAAAGAACAAGCGCACAACTCAAATAGGAAAGACCCCCGAGCAATGCGCAGAAGGAAAGAGCGCTCGTGCAATGGGCACGGAACGGGGGCGCAGAGAACAGGCATGCAGTACATGAAGCGTGCGAGGTGGAACGAGAAAGGAAGAGATGGCGTTGAGGGTTATTGGGAAGCCTGGCAAAAAGGaatgtttgagagagagaaagagagggagagaagagagtgGAAATGAAAGGAGGGAAGAAGAGGTGAAAggacaaaagcaaaaaagaaagaaaaaggacaatggaaagggaagagggaaaggcaATTTGAAATACGGTATCTATTTCCTTCCCCTTCTGTTGCCtacttccttctttcctctctcttgaCAACAACCGTCTACCCTTGGATGAATATGAGCCGGGCGGAATACACCAGGTCAGCAAGGTACACCAGCAGATTGAAAGCTGTCAGCACggcaatggccaccaacttgtCCCACGGGCAGAATTGGTTTTGACAGTAGCTGGGTCGAGATGGAGTTCCACTGTGTTTTCTGTCAAACTTATAGATGGGCCAGATGATTGTGGCTGTTGCGTACATGAGCACTGCCAAAAGAGTGTAGCCACTGAGGAACTTGTTGAATGGACACGGCAGCCAGCCGGTGCATTCGCCGATGCAAAGGATGATGACCACCAGTGAGAGGATGAAACAGATGCAGTAGACGGCCATGCACCACTGGAGAGCTTCCTGGCTGTTGTAAGAAACGGGATCGCTGATGAAGACAAAGATGATGCAGGCAACAAAGGTCTCCACCACTTTGAGCAGCCCAGGGACTGTGGCCATGTAGCCAGTGACTTCTCCTGGTTTGGCTTTGGTGATGGTGACCTCAGTGGAGTAAGCCAAGCAGGCAAGGCAAGAAAACACAGTGGCAGAAATGCGGTATCCACGCTCTTCTCTGCTAAGGTAGGGTTGGTTCTTGATATGGGATACTGGGTAGATAATGGAAGCAGAGAGACACATCAAGGTGGCGTACATGGCAAAAGTGATGGGGAAGTTCTTCCAGGAGACGGGGATGC includes the following:
- the MYADM gene encoding myeloid-associated differentiation marker translates to MPVTRSKSVGNTSALTSQLGIVRLLEVLFTCVAFSLVVHRRAWSGHDGDWCLFSWCICFAITIVVLIVEFAGLQHRIPVSWKNFPITFAMYATLMCLSASIIYPVSHIKNQPYLSREERGYRISATVFSCLACLAYSTEVTITKAKPGEVTGYMATVPGLLKVVETFVACIIFVFISDPVSYNSQEALQWCMAVYCICFILSLVVIILCIGECTGWLPCPFNKFLSGYTLLAVLMYATATIIWPIYKFDRKHSGTPSRPSYCQNQFCPWDKLVAIAVLTAFNLLVYLADLVYSARLIFIQG